The Raphanus sativus cultivar WK10039 chromosome 6, ASM80110v3, whole genome shotgun sequence sequence tttgtatcataaaaaacctccaaataaaaaaattgaccggttcagtaggtaatttttcaaaaataattatttaattaataaaataaacaaaataaataaataaaaatccaaaaaataaataaaaatcgaaaaaataaataaaaatcgaaaaaaataaataaaaattttaatttttttgatttttttttcatttttgtaaattttattagaattttcgattttatttattttttggatttttatttatttattttgtttattttattaattaaataattatttttgaaaaattacctgctgaaccggtcaatttttttgatttggaagttttttatgatacaaatgtcactttgaaagttaaaagtgttagtgaaaaaacttcaaggtttaaagtgctagtaagtgacactttgagggttttttatgcgattttccataaaaataatatgtggcTTTCACGAGAACGACGGCGACAACAAAAATTGAGTGAATGGGACATATGACGTGGCTAAATCTGACATATGTCATAGTATTTAAGTACTGACGTGTTAAATCATTTTGACGTGTTAAATCATTTTGACGTGTCTCGTTCAAGAAGTGTGTCTCCTACCTGCCCGAACTGGACAAAGTTTGTTAAGTCTTTAATTGGTCAGTGATATCTCATctcatattattgtttatattatcAAGATTTAAGTTACTAAAAATGTGTTGtggataatattattttggaaaattctAACTTTACTACAgaattgatattatttttcaaattatctgtaaaattaattttaaaatatttaaatttatgatgaAAAAACTAACTAACTTTATTAAATCGTTTATGAATGTTTGATAGTTATTCATAAGTTTAACTATACTCTTTAAATACTATACCATAAAAGAAATAATCAATACATCCCAGAACTCAATAAACACCAGTCTATGATATTTCAAGcagtctttttttatttttttcttatttagttATAAGAGAATAAATCTCAgatgataatatttaaaaaggTAAGTATATGAGAAAAAATGTGTTTGGTGTAATTTAAACTGATTTGGTCAGAACAATTTTTGCAGAACAAGCATAACATGTAGTAAATATGGTACAATATAtacttcctttttaaaaattgataacACTAAAGTTATCATacatatcaaaaattaaattaagaatacactagaatatattattttatagttataaaattatttaatatttatattaaaattaagtacACAtacatcattttaaaattaataacaaataaaaatattatttttaaataagtgtAAAAAGTTATAGATGTAAACATATTTCCCAATAATATAGGACAAAACAAATGTTGTTAGAGCAGACTAAACGATTtggaaagttgacaaaaaaaacgaTTTGGAAATTAAGCTTAGATTACTTTGGAACCATTTGAATTTGGATGATTGAATGTTAATTTAACTGGGGTTGATAAACAATAACTATTTTTTGCATCGTATTTAATCGCATTAATTAGTTCTGCACTTTCAATCAAATAAAGCTTAAGAATGGTGAGAATGGTGAGAACTGATGGGCACCTTTTCATGTTACTATTCACTATTCAATGCATGCTCTGCTCTATATTGTTATGGTGGTGTAAAAAGAATCGATGGCTATTTTATGGAGTTTAAGTAATGGCTACTAAGGGCATCTCCAATcctactccattttctactccaaacatcattttggaATAAAATCCTCTCCAACCTCACTCTATTtccaactccaaaatggagcaATGGCTAGGgctactccatttatggagtaatcttacacattactccattttggagttgaactttttttatttatgaattggtcctttaaatctttaatgttcttatttcttacttaaataacattttaaaatgatacaacaacgtaaaaaataagttattctattatttaataatttaacataaaatgtataacataattaaataacaaaataatataaaataaaataacataaaataagtgatttaaatgtccgatttcaaaaaaattgttcgatttagaaatatcaaagataaaaaaactcatttttcattacgaaatgcattaattgatcatttgtgggaaaatattttaatgcttattattgaaccaacttatacattatgttttattctatttttatgatttttgtaccttttaataataaatgtttaatttaaataaattataatttaaagtatttttgcaaacataaaatagttggggttaattagtaaatttttataagtataagatattattaacaattattaactatttcGGAGTAAAAATTGAGTAATACATTGAAATAAAACATCACTTCATTTTGGAGTTgcatcattttggagtaaaatttggagtaatacattggagatgctctgaGCACATTGATGCCAACTCGAAGTGACTTGTATTCCCAACTAATAATcctatattttttaacaaaaaactaataatcttatttatgttttatattttaaatcaattcaCGAATACTTGTATTCCCAAATTCAACCTTCCATTATTAGAGTTGAGTATCGATACTGGTCAACTTATATTCGCTATTCATCTTGTACTCCACGTGATTTTTTAATAACTGTAAAAACtgtaaaacataaattatttcgAAACAGAAAAATCATTTATTCGCATAATCAAGTACTTAAGTTAACTACAAAATATTCTAATTTGAAAACTTACAAGTATAATTTCTTTAAACAAATTTAACTACTTTACTTGTTTGAAGTGCTACTCATTTGtagattattttttcttaagcAACATCTACATGAGTTTTCAAACCTACAACTCTTGGTCCACTTAACTTTTAAACTAGCTGACCATGATTCTTGCCAAGCAAGCAATTCCAGATGACCAATccttcgtatttcatagtctaATTCCATATGTTGCATCCATTGCTTTTCGATCATTAATATAAAAACGTGATGTATATAACAGGATGTATAACTCGAAAGTCGAAACTTATACGAGTGGCACGGCAAACGTGATGGACCCATAATCCACAAGTCCCTAGAGTCGAAACATGGCTCTATTAAGTTGAATCGATCATCAAGTGACATGTGTTATATGGATTATACGAAGTACCTAGAAAGTTCTTAACTAGAACTCTTCCACGCCCTCCCATGTTCTCTTAATTTTCATCTTCTCTAATTCCTAGAAACTCATTGAGAACCTAAACGATGCTCTTGGGGTGGATAAAGATCGATCTCACAATGTTCTCATCACCGCAGATTCTTACTATTGTTGAAACGGTAACAAGACGGGTAATACTAATTTACTAGTCCATTTTGTTTACACATGTAACACATCTGTACTTTTGCTTTACAAGACAGGTAACATTTACTCTGCTTTTTTAACTTTCTCCTCTGTTCCATGCTGTAacttgttcttcattttcaaaATCTTCTCACGACAGTTATCATACGCTTCGTTTGATCTATCTTTAAGATTCTTTGATAGCTTTTGTAGTCGATCTCCATTCTTCTCCCACAACTTCGGAACTGTCAAGCCGATCACTAAACCTACATATACCAAAGAATAAAAGAGTAATAGATTAGTATTACCTGTAGTAATATAGTTGAAACGGTAACAAGACATGTAATACTAATCTTCTCCCACAACTTATACCATATTCGTACTATATTCCTAATGTTGCTAGTTTCTTAAAAACATAAGTCAAATGCTTGCTTAATCAAAAgcaacgcaaaaaaaaaaacataccatCATGTTTGATCAAGGTTgaccttttgttttgtttgtcacAAACATACACTATATGTTTAAACCAAGTTGGTGATACAAACCATTAGACAAATCTGACGTATAGCATAAATAATCAATTTAAGAATCTAGTAGTTGTTATTTATGCTAAATAAAGTTATATTCTTGGAATATTACCGAGTTGTACTCTACCTAATGGATGGTCGATAAAACAAATCGTTTAATTACTTGCGTACCGATGAAGAGAAAAGTGTGGAAATCGAGAAGGTTTCCTATTCTTGACAAGATCCAGAACCCCAAAATGGTTCCAGCGAAAACAAACCATTCACTCTCAGCACCGACCCTGAACATCCATCGAACCATTTCTTCCATTAGCTTTCGGCACGACCCCACGGTCTCTGCTACAAACTCGTCCGACACTTCTAACCCTGACAAGTCCGGTTCAACCCTGTCCGAAAGTTGATAAACGCAAAAATAAAAACAGCTTCCCTCAGAATATAGACTTTAACGTCTTTCAACATGTCCAACTgcttcagtcaaaaaaaaaaaaaacatgtccaACTGTTTAAGGAGGCGTTATTTAAATACTTGCTGAGAAGACGAAGTAAACTTCCCCAAAGGAAGACTATAGAGACGATGGCCATGGCTGCCCAAGAAACAATGGTTATAGAACTGAAACCATAAATATTGATCAAAATCCACGTCGCTGTTGAGACAAAAAGTACAGAGAAGGCTAGTTTCTTCCTCCTCCATAAGTAAATGTCCTCCAAAGTATCTTCTATGTAATTCATGAACCATAACAAAGAAGATATTAGAATTTGTCAAAAACTTTCAGATCTAATTAGTGAATGTTTTCTAGTTTCTAGCATTATGTTTCTCAGACTATTGCTCTTACCAGATTTAGGTGATGTATCTTTGGTCACATCGTTGGCCATGGCTTATGGTAATAGATGATGCTggtaataaaataagaaaataatagcTTACgatgtatatatttgaaatgaTTCTAGAGAATGGTTGTGTGTGAAAAAAACTCTTCATTAGTTCTTGATGTAACACGTCGTGGTGACTTTGCGGTGACGTGGAAGTCATGCAAAGTTGATATGTGTTTCTTTTTACGGAAACTATGTTGGACGGTTCGAAATGAAAGTAAACGATAGAATGAGTTGTATTAATTTGATCACCGATAGAACTTCGGAGAAAATAacatatcttttaaaaacaaaattcgaTTTCTGAGTTTATGCAGAATCAATGATTTTTTGGACAGAAGCCACATATCCATATCCAATTGTTGTAATTCGAATTGCATGGATTCTGAGTTCACCATAGCAAGTAGCCAATAAATAGACAAAACTATAGATTTTGTCCCTTaatttctctttcttttgttgtaGAATTAAGATTATAGAATTATCTGTTGTTATAGTTGTAGATTTTAATGCTACAAAATtagaaatatagaataaaaaaattcGTAAGTATAGGTCTAAAAAACCTTCATGATTTACTCATGCATCTTCCAATACCAAAACAccagtattttattaaaaataagagATTTGATACTTTATAAAATCAGAGATGTGAAAAACATTATAACCCTTACCAACCAAATCTATGATCTAAAAAATTATGACTAAATTATAAAAGAGAAATTGCTTGAAATACATTGGTTGAAcaccatttttaaaaacagttgaacaaaaatattttaacacttAGATTTTTGTGTgatttattattgtttaaaatttaatatttaggaGGCAAATTTGTGTTTATAAACttctataaataattattaagcatttataaatgatttaaaattgttaattttattattttcataacaaactatgactatttatgaaaatgggttttaaagtaaatttgaaagtgatattaaatttgaaataaatttaattcctataaaattttgaaattcacttattttaatattatttgcaAAAACATATTCAATCAAAACtatcaaataaactaaaatttaaatgaaaaacattgaatttttttttgcattatcATCTAAGAGTATCGTCACCACCGAAATAAACTTTTTTCACAGTTCTCATAATATAGCAATGAATTGGTCCTCATAATATAGCAATAAAATAGgtgatttttttcttcatgCTGATACATgagtataaatatttacaaaataactaacttataataattagttaagttttacttttatttatttataaattttatccTTTATAATAATTACCCAAAACGTAAGTAGCTTCACCACTTTTCAAGACCATTGAGAACATTCCTACACCAGTAGGTCCAGGACTAGTATTCTCAGAACCTTGGTCTTTGACGTTGCTCTTCATGAGTTCGTATACCAGAACAACAAGAGATCTATTCGGTCTTGACACACTGATGGCACTTCCTATGTTGTGGAGAATAAATATCCCTAGTTCTTTGATCGCTTTCCACATTGCTATAATGCTATTCTAGATCAATCAGATCaagatttgaaatattttgtttgattcaGTTAATGTAAGTTGTGACATCTAATCAGATACAAGACGGGCACATGGAACATTAGCCGGTCTAAACCCCCAAAGGATCCCATATAGCAATACATGATATTTCACTGGTTGAGGCCGATCTAAAAACCTAAAAGAGCCATTGCCTAAGAAACGATTGTTTATTTTATACACAGAAGTAATAATGGCCTTTTGTATACACATACATTGATGTTTTTCTACTGATTTAGTATTTGATGATGTCAGTGTGACCACCCGAGTTTAAGCAAGTTAATGCGTACCTGTATGTGAATTGCTAACGGAAAATAAATAACGCCAACCCCATTGCTAGATCTAAGCATAGTGTAACATTAAAAAGATAAAGGGGTTGATCGGTAATGgtgtaactttaaaaaaaaatctctaattAAGATTTTAGCTTTGAATATTTTGCTATGGCTGTAAAACTAAAGCTTTGGAAAGCACATAATATTTTCGGTACGAATTTATCTTTCTACAGCACATTAACTAacgaaaatttaaaaaaaaatggctGTGAACTTATGAAAATGAATAAAGCATGATTggtgtttcaaaagaaaaaaaaaagaataaagcaTGATTGATGTAGATTTAGGGTCCTAGACATAATTATTGCTGTGCACATTAATATCAAAGACTTTACCAATCAAATTCAAAGATATTAaaacagaaagagagagaaccAGAATAAGTTCTTGtctaaaaatctcaaaaaaaaagaaaaaaaattctaagttacTCTTCTGTTATCGGTACTTCATAACTGGtttacttatatattattaaaactgaaatatttttaaaatttttttgaaacatatatagcagtataaaatatataatgagttttataaatatgaatgCCAATTAGCTTGATACAATTTctatatctatatctatatCAAATCTGGTGTACATGGTTCTAAATCTTCTGTAAATGCTGTGGGGGTCGAGGGTATTGGCATCACTAGACAATAAGGGTATGTGGAACTGGAATGTGAGGCACAAATATGGTCAAGAACTCAATGTTAGTATCCGGAACAAAGAGAGATCTCTAAATttcagaaaagagaaaaaacaaagagagatcTCTCTACACTGAGGCTAAGGCTTCTATTGGTAAACAAAGAGAGATCTCACAAATATTGCTACAGCTGATGAAGAAGTAGAAGCAGTATGCTGCAGAAGATGTAtgcttttattaaaatttttaataagatgattggtaAAACAGTagaattatacaattttaattttttataaaagttagtatataataaatttattttaaaattaaatatattaaattataatatataattaataatatatttgttactaaaaataatgaatctcaattaataacataaattaatataaattttaaatgtgaaatattattatttaaaaaaaatatatttttaaatatatatttatttttggatataaaataattttgaaaattattaaataaaaacaaaaaaatattttggatataaataatttgaatattataaaacaaaataaataaattatcattatatatacatctttttattttatatattaatatagaaaagagatataattaatctattttatttactaatttcaaaattaggTTTATatcgaaaattttattttaaaaataaaatttacaattaaaatatctatttttaaaataatattttgcatttacaatataatataatttatataattaaattatattttaaatgtgaaatactattttaaaaaatatttatattctaaatttattatataaatcaaaatttcattttctggatataaaaataattttatgatattattaaatcaaataaatgaactaattatatttatttattaaatttataaattgtaaatacaAATGCTTTTCTAAAAGCTTCACATGAGAACATTTGCCAAAAAGTATTTGGAGAGCATTAtgagagcattagcatttagtaaatacttttttaaataattttctaacaaatgttgattggataatgtgGAGTATAATGTTAATGCTAATGCTCTAGCAAGCCACCTTTTTAAGCTCCATTTTGAGAAAAGCCAAAGGTCCCGTTTGATTTAGACTCATTTTATcgctattgttttttttcttatatattttgaggtTATTATTAATTAGACCACGAGAGTGTGGCCATAATAGCATAAAACCACTTCTCTCACTTTCAGGAATGAGTTTCGAAAGGCCAAAGGTCCCGTTTGATTTAGAGTCTCGCTGGTTTTCCGTTACCAcccaaaaatacaatttttgcGGTTATTAACGGTTCACAccgtttcaaaataatcatataaattaatacaAATCATTTCGTACcactccgaacctcttaaaatcaaaagttggTTACAGTTAGCTTTTGCAGTTACGAACAGTTGTagatgtataaataaatataaaattaacttttaaaaatattttaaaattttaaattaaaaatggaatgttataaacaaaaatatatacacattttatatattaatttaaattgacaaaacagtatcttaatttgttttataaaaactttaaattagatattcattagaattttaaaaactaatatacatacatatataaagatataaacatatatgaaaataaagaaaaatattcttttaaaagttttaaataaatgttcaaaaaatattaaaattataactttcaactaattaaaaaattaaacaaataaataaatataataatattattaatcatattatattaataattgttatattttattccaatagtatatttttatattattattaaaccgcagcaatatctcataatcaaTCAGTCACAAATATCATGCAAAAGTAACAATTTTCAAACGTTGTATTAGTCATACAAAACGCTAAATAACGCTTGAAACTGTAACCATCCGTATCGACAAATTCCCGCATCCGTAAACGTTGCGTTTGAACCAGTCGGACCCTAGACTCATTAtcactattgttttttttatatatttgaggTTATTATTAACGAAAATTTACTTAAATAGCACacattttaagatttattaCCAGAAccaaataaactttttattattactacCATTTTTAATACTAATCTGCCCTTTTATTACGTTGTGATGAAAGGTATTTATATGAATGCCATTATTTTTTCATGCCACATAAGTAAAAGACCGGCGTGACGTAGAAAATCATTAACTTGTATTAATGAATTCAATCGTAAAAGGATATGAAAGGATCGATGTTAGTGACAATTGATTTACTGAAATCGGGATGCTTTATAAGATAACGGCTGACTTTCAAACATAAGTTACACGTATTCAGTTGATTTAGTTGATTTATATTCACTTAATATTGATAAGAGGagattaaatataattttttaagtaattcaattacatttttttattttagtatgtTTGAAGTATGACTGAGTTATATAAACAACACGGCTGAGTTATCTAAATGACACaactgaaaattataaatattttttgattataGAGTATATTTGAGGCATGCTTGAGTTGTATAAACGACACAGCTGAGATATATAAACGACAAGGCTGAGTTGTGTAAACATAGCAGAAGTTAGATATAAAATACACGGTTGAGTTCTGTTTCAGACAGATAAAACACAAAATACTCGTTCAATGCACCATTCCCGTGATAACTCATCCATGTCTCCAAGCTTCATAGAACTCCTCCGCATCATCTCTGTTGAATCTGTCACTTCTCTCCGTCTCTTCCATTCTTTTTCGTTTAAGTTTCTCTGTCACTCAAatcccaaaaaaatatttggattatCAAATTCTGGGAATCAAATCACAAACAATATGAAATCTGATAGAGAGTGAGAGACATACgtcaatcaaaacaaaaacaaaagcaaaatgcacattttaaaaaaaaatgtacataATGAAACCAAATCTATCACATGcagaaacaaaaaatcaaactttTAACAATATAATCACCTACCTCTTGATACATGTGAGATTGAGATGGTCATTAATCCAACCAAGAATATATTTCTTCCAACAAATTATACATTGTCCATCATACACTCGACAAACTTCAATGAATACATACCACAATCGCTAACTTGTGTGTTTTTGGAATGTATTTGCCTTTTTCATCGGAACGAACACTGCTTATAACTAAGTTTTCATAGATTGACAGGAAATAACTCAGCCacaattgtatatataaatcaGTCAGAACATAAAATAATTCAGCCATAACATTAATAAAACTCAACAATAAACTcgaaaatatcaaagtaaagcGTCGAAACATACTAGAGAAAACAATTTCAGGCGATTTCGGAGAAGATGATTTCAGAATTGATGATTTTGGAGAAGACAATGTCGATTTAAATAGCGATGAAAATTTAATCGACGAaggaaatttttaattttttttaacaacgtAAAATTTAAGTTAATCTTCAATTTattgatattacaattattagtgATGTGaatttgttaattaaaattaatcgcaataaaaaactaagaaagagtttttaatactataatttattagagataaaaaaacattttagtaatttaaaattttctacgACACACACTACAGTAAGATAACAACTTTTCTATGTTATTCtactaaaaatctatattattaattagACCACGAGAGTGTGGTGTTTATAGCATAAAGCCACTTCTGTCAGTTTCAGGAATGCGTTTCAAATCACGATGGTAACGACTTGCAATGCAATCAATACGAAAGAATAGTCTCTTTTTCTATCACGAGTTGCAGCCCGTCATGAAAATAGCCGTTTTGTCTATATATTTAGGAGAAGAATCGTTGACGGTTTTGTTAGCAAAACTTAGCTGTACGTGGGCTCCATTACACATACAGACTTAAATAGGAACTATATCTtggggtattaattttcagttttaatttttatttatttatactaaatagtatatttataatatttgatcgttttatattgactaagctaggaatatgtatttgggtatccactcgaattcggttaaaatttattcgggtttgaaatttttgagttaaagattctagctctattcggatatttataaactttgattccggtttgatttagatctttgcgggtttgataacctgtttaaattattttaaaattttcgaaatttatatatctttaaatatctttaaatctaaaaaatataacatgtaaatttgagtaatgtaagttaaagtatctaaattaaaaattaaaataaatttaacttgaatatttggatgaagaataaatatacatatatttaaatatttttggtgttttgattattgtttatctattttagatgtttacttttgactattttttatatttcaaatcaacttaaaatagcttatatcttggatattaactcgaaaatagctaacatattgaagtatataaatataatttaaatacatttgaatatccgaaatatttcgttcgaataaggtttagttatggttaccaaaatggtaaatccgtttggatattatctagtttcggttcaaatttggtaatatttttttcgttcagatttgttcaatgaagagttgatattataatttcaatgAATCGTTTGTTCAATAAAAATCGTTTGTCCattaaacacattaatcaaagtgaaaaatgtatttttttaatttgacattgatttaattgagaagttaatgaagtgtatttaattcaaatttaattttagaaaacacattaatgtaagtggaaaagacaacattaaaatatgaagtattatttaattgtgtatttaattcaaatttaatttggaaaacacattaattaaattggaaaagacaacattaaaataggaaatattatttaatgtcagtggcatggaagtgtaaataacacttaAAACTAAGAGAcattttatatgtgtacttttcttttaataatatagataataattagactaattttttatctaaaatcatagagaAGATGATAAGTAcgaaaattaactaaaattatagaaaatataacaaGTAAGTAAATTTATTTCTCAAATAGTAGTAAAGACTTAATGAATGGTTTAATTTTCATATGTAATCATATCTATTGaatatttaaattcattaaatttatagTGCATTTCTCATACGTAGGCAAACAAATCACAAACTAATTAGTCAGAAAAAGCTGCTTTAAAATTGTGCAGATGTGGATTGTGcttttgaaaaataaacttaaatgAACTAGTAACAGAGGCTGACGTATCGgcatttagaaagaaaaaaaaactctatatgtatgttgtgtggTGTCGGTCTGTGACGAGTAggaaataatatacaaaatcaaaggttaagaaaaaaaaaatgggtgAGGAGAAGAAGCAGCAGCACTTCGTGCTAGTACATGGTGCATGCCACGGCGCCTGGTGCTGGTACAAGGTTAAGCCGCT is a genomic window containing:
- the LOC108810960 gene encoding reticulon-like protein B13 isoform X1 translates to MANDVTKDTSPKSEDTLEDIYLWRRKKLAFSVLFVSTATWILINIYGFSSITIVSWAAMAIVSIVFLWGSLLRLLSKVEPDLSGLEVSDEFVAETVGSCRKLMEEMVRWMFRVGAESEWFVFAGTILGFWILSRIGNLLDFHTFLFIGLVIGLTVPKLWEKNGDRLQKLSKNLKDRSNEAYDNCREKILKMKNKLQHGTEEKVKKAE
- the LOC108810960 gene encoding reticulon-like protein B13 isoform X2; protein product: MANDVTKDTSPKSDTLEDIYLWRRKKLAFSVLFVSTATWILINIYGFSSITIVSWAAMAIVSIVFLWGSLLRLLSKVEPDLSGLEVSDEFVAETVGSCRKLMEEMVRWMFRVGAESEWFVFAGTILGFWILSRIGNLLDFHTFLFIGLVIGLTVPKLWEKNGDRLQKLSKNLKDRSNEAYDNCREKILKMKNKLQHGTEEKVKKAE